CCGACGTGGGATGCCCGAACGGTGACCATCCTCGCCCCTTCGACGCGCGTTTCTTCGACACGGATGACGCCGTCGTGGGGCTTGAGGAGGCCGAGGAGAAGCCCCGACCCCAACGGAATGTCCCCGGCGACGACGAGAAGTTCCCTTCCTCCCGGCCACTTCGGCGCATGTTCGACGATCCCCTCCCGGATCACGCCGCCCACGAGCCATCGCCCGACCCGCCGCCGGGACAGGATCCTCGCCGCCGCGCTCCCGCCCATCGGAGACCCCAGCATCGCCACGCGCCCCGGCCGCGAAAGGGGGACGTCCCCGAGCATCTTCGCGATCACGACACCCCCCAGGCTGTGCCCGACGAGGTGCACCCGCTCCCCTTCCGTCGCCTCGACGAACTCCCGGAGGGCGTCCGCCGCCTGCGCGAGACCCCCCCGCCAGGAGCGGTACCGGAAG
The genomic region above belongs to Deltaproteobacteria bacterium and contains:
- a CDS encoding alpha/beta fold hydrolase, giving the protein MGGNPVESEKSEAVVLVHGLWMTGTEMRVLGGRLEESGFRVRTFRYRSWRGGLAQAADALREFVEATEGERVHLVGHSLGGVVIAKMLGDVPLSRPGRVAMLGSPMGGSAAARILSRRRVGRWLVGGVIREGIVEHAPKWPGGRELLVVAGDIPLGSGLLLGLLKPHDGVIRVEETRVEGARMVTVRASHVGLLLSRKVAALLSDYFRAG